The DNA window CCGGCTTCCTCAATGGCCGCGAGGTCACGCTCGTCCGTTACGACCCTTCGGCCGCCAAACTCCCGGACCTTGTGGCGGCAGCCGCACGCGTCGAATGCGCCGATGCCGTGTATTTGCCGGCCGACGACCTCGGCAAACTGCCGGCAACCCGCCTGAAAACCGGCAGACTCGAAGGCTACCGGCGCGCCCCGGAGTCCGATCAAAAGAAGCAGCTGTCCGGGACTGCGGCGGCCAAGCTCGACCTCTCCCCGGCTCAAGCAACCAAGGTGAATGCGTGGATTCGCAGCGACAGAAAGAAAGCGCAGGGCTTCCTCACATCCGCGCAGCGCGAGCAGCTCAGGTAAGGGACTTCAAACGCCTTGCCGACGAGGTGACAGGCAGGCCATTCTCGGGTGATGAAACCGGAAGGGGCGAGCCTCTGGCGGCGGATCGAGGATTTCCGCCTCGACCACCCCGACGCATCCCTTCCCTTCACCAGCCGCCTCGCCCGCGAGCAGGACTGGACCCATGCCTTCGCCGCGCGGGTGATCGTCGAGTACAAGCGGTTCGTCTTCCTCGCGCTTGAGAGCGGCCACCCGGTCACGCCGTCCGAAGCGGTCGATCAGGCATGGCATCTCCATCTCACGTACACGCGCAGTTACTGGGAACGTTTTTGCGGGGAAGTCCTCGGCCGCGAACTCCATCACGAACCGACCCAAGGTGGCCCGGTGGAGGGAGACAAGTTCGAGGACTGGTACTCGCGAACTCTTCAGAGCTACGAAGAGACCTTCGTCACCGCCCCGCCAAGAGAGATATGGCCTGAGCCGTCCGTCCGTTTCGCGAACCCCGGATCCGGACGCTGGGTCGACAGCTCCCGGTACTGGCTCGTTCCCCGCCCCCGCTGGCTTTCCCGCACATGAACATTCTCGCCATCAGCGGTTTCGAATTCCTGATCATCTACGGCATCGCCCTGATTGCGGCAGTCGGATACGCCGCGATCCGCCGGTCGGCCTTCCGCGCCCAAGTCGAAAACAACATCCGTGAGGTCCCGGAGGACCCCTACGATGTCGCCTACCTCGCCGGAGGCCCCCGGCGGGTCACGCTCACTGCCGCCACAGCCCTTATCGCCAGCGGACGGGCGCAGTGGCGGGACTCTCTGACCGGGTCTTCCCTGAGCATCGCTGACGAACCTGCTGGGCCACCTCCGATCCATCCGGTGGAGGACACATTGCTTCAGCAGATTCGGCTGTTCGGAATCAAAGGCATGCCGGCCAGACAACTGAGCGATGGACTCGCGGCACGGCTGCGATCGATCGAAGTCCGGCTCGCCGGCATCGGGTTGCGGCCGACCACGGAAGAGCGCCGCAAGGCCCGAATGGCGATCACTTGGCCCCTCAAGGTCGTCGCGGTGATCGGGGTGATCCGGATCGTGATCGGACTCGTCCGGGACCAGCCGGTCGGGCTGCTGGTGATGGGAGTGATCGTGACAGGCATCCTGATCTTGGCGCTGGGCTGGACGAGCGGCTACCTGACACCCGCGGGTCAACGGGTCGTCGATCAGCTGCGCGAAAAGCACAAGGACCGGAGCAGGATGCGGTTCAGCGACCCTTCGGCCCACCTCCCGGACATCACGATCGGCGCTGCACTTTTCGGTCCCACCGCGATGGCCGAGGTCATGGGGTTCCAGCACATCCATGAGAAAATGAACCAACAGCTCGGTTCGAGCTCTTCGGCCGGCGCCGACGGAGGGGGGTGCGGATCCGGCTGCGGCTCCGGTTGTGGTGGCTGTGGGGGGTGTGGTGGCTGCGGCGGCTGAGCCAGAGCACCGGATTTGCCCATTTTTCAGGGATTGCCACCGATTCGGCCGAGCAATTTAGAATTATTCTTGCTCTTATTCGAACCCCGCCTAGCGTCCGCCGTCCCGCATGGTCTCTCCGACTCCAGAAAGCAAGCCCGATCCGAAAGGTGACATGCCTTCCGAGATTGCCGGGCTGCGTATGACCAAGCAGCGCTGGGAGGTTTACCGGCTCCTCATGGAGCAGCGGGACCATCCGACTGCCAACGAGGTTTTCATCCGGATCAAGGACCGGCTGCCGAATATCTCGCTGGCGACCGTCTACAACTGCCTCGAGGCGCTCACCCAGCACGGCATCGTGCGACAAGTGAATTTCGACCGCGACGCGTCGCGCTTCTGCCCGAATCTGGCCGAGCACGGCCACTTCCACGACAAGCCCACCGGCTCGATCCACGACGTCACCTTCAAGCCCGGCGTCAACCTCGCCGACGTCCTCGACCTGCCCCCCGGCACGGTGATCACCGACATCGAGATTACCCTCCGCGGCGAACTCCCCTCCTCCTGATTTGGAAATTGGAACTTAGAAATTTGAACTTTCCCACCATGTCCCTCGTCATCACCGACCTCCACGCCCAGCTCGAAGACGGCACCGAAATCCTCAAGGGAGTTTCCCTCGAGATTCCCGCCGGCGAAGTCCACGCCATCATGGGCCCGAACGGCTCCGGCAAGTCCACACTCTCGAAGGTGGTCGCCGGCCATGAAGGCTACGAGGTAACCTCGGGTTCGGTCACTCTCGACGGCGAGGACCTGCTGGAGATGGGCATCGACGAACGCTCCCGCGCCGGCGTCTTCCTCGCGTTCCAGTATCCTGCGGAAGTGCCAGGGGTTTCGAACGCCAACTTCATCCGCGCCGCCCTGCAGGCCCGCCTTCCGGAAGGCCAGGAGCTCGACGCGGTCGGCTACTACAAGTCGCTCTATGAAAAGATGGACCTGCTCGAGATGGATCGGAAGTTCACCGGCCGCTCCGTGAACGAAGGCTTCTCGGGCGGAGAGAAGAAGCGCAACGAGATCCTGC is part of the Haloferula helveola genome and encodes:
- a CDS encoding TIGR04222 domain-containing membrane protein, with the protein product MNILAISGFEFLIIYGIALIAAVGYAAIRRSAFRAQVENNIREVPEDPYDVAYLAGGPRRVTLTAATALIASGRAQWRDSLTGSSLSIADEPAGPPPIHPVEDTLLQQIRLFGIKGMPARQLSDGLAARLRSIEVRLAGIGLRPTTEERRKARMAITWPLKVVAVIGVIRIVIGLVRDQPVGLLVMGVIVTGILILALGWTSGYLTPAGQRVVDQLREKHKDRSRMRFSDPSAHLPDITIGAALFGPTAMAEVMGFQHIHEKMNQQLGSSSSAGADGGGCGSGCGSGCGGCGGCGGCGG
- a CDS encoding transcriptional repressor; the protein is MPSEIAGLRMTKQRWEVYRLLMEQRDHPTANEVFIRIKDRLPNISLATVYNCLEALTQHGIVRQVNFDRDASRFCPNLAEHGHFHDKPTGSIHDVTFKPGVNLADVLDLPPGTVITDIEITLRGELPSS
- the sufC gene encoding Fe-S cluster assembly ATPase SufC, giving the protein MSLVITDLHAQLEDGTEILKGVSLEIPAGEVHAIMGPNGSGKSTLSKVVAGHEGYEVTSGSVTLDGEDLLEMGIDERSRAGVFLAFQYPAEVPGVSNANFIRAALQARLPEGQELDAVGYYKSLYEKMDLLEMDRKFTGRSVNEGFSGGEKKRNEILQMMMLDPKYCLLDETDSGLDIDALKIVAKGVNSMRSPERGFLLITHYQRLLNYIAPDHVHVMAEGRIVRSGGPELALELEENGYDFLKEAVTA